GAGGAAGCACATTCCCTTGATAGATTCTCTCTAGATACAAGGCGAGCGATGCCGTCAACCCCAGGTGGGGTTGGCGAAGCAGCTCAACGTGGTAGATAGGTGGAGATGATTGATGGAATGGCTTCAAATACAAAGAGCCCTGGCTCTAAAGGAGGGTGGGCATCGTCAACCAATTTAGTATAGGTGGGTTCGTCACCTAGGAGACGAAAATTCCAAAATTATATTTCCGTATTCCCAGCGGTCAGATCCCCTAAAAAAGCTTGTAGTTGATGAGCACTTCAGGCCCTATGGTATCCTTTAAAACAGGACTCAAGCTTGATTATAGCACAAAATACCGCACCAGTAAACCGGTTTACTCTAGGTAGTGATCAGGCCGTTCTTAAACAGATAATAGAGAACAGCAGAGTCTTTACGCTCAAAAGTCCAGCTAAAGTCACACCCAAGAATGCGTTTAAGCTCTTCTTCTATTTTGTCATCTGGATCTTCAGGAAAAACCTGGTTTCCATACCACTGGCACATATCGGGAAACACTTTATTCTTAGTATAATACTTCGCTTGTTCGACGAGATATCCCACAGGATTATATTTCTGATCAAACGCCTTCTTTGCCTTTGCTAGATTCTCATAGTTATAGTCACTATGCACCGCAGGGCGCTGCGTAGCCCTTGTGATGGGAAACCCTCGCTCTATTGAAATAGCACGCGCTAAATCCACTCCTAAATCCGCTCCATGCCCTTCGCCAGTGTCATTCACACAAGTATCAATCAGGGCAGCACGATATTTTTCTAATTCAAGAGCAATAATTTTTTCAGTTGTAGAAAAACCAAAATCATCAACAATTTCAATCATTAGCCACTTCATTTGCGTTGCCTGCTGATCGGCACAACCATTATGAGCATCTTCGATGCAAACCATTGTTTTTCGAATCAGCGCGAGAAGTTCCTCTTTCTTTTTAGGCGTCTGGTCAATGCCCCCCTCAAATGCTTGCTTCTTTACAACCAAGTACAGTAAAGCTTTGTTTAAGTACCATTTAATATCTCCAATTCCACCACTGTATCGATCAATGATCCTTATTGCTGCCTCTTGTACTTTGTGAGTAACAGTTCTCTCACCATTTAAAAGAAATAGACTCTTGTATAGCGCCTGAGCTTCACCTACTCCCACGCAAATTACATTGGCATCCCCAACGCTGTCGAAAATTTCTTCTGGATTAAAAGCATCCACGTCCCGACTCATTTTCCATTCTGATAACGGCTTATCTTCTATAATTGAGATATCACTTGAAAGTTTCTCAAGATTGACTTTTTCTCTAAGCGAAGGCCTAAGATGACGAGTTAAATGCGTTCCTACAATGACACCTGTTGTAACGTGGGCAAATTTACCAACGTCTTGCCCTAAGATTTCAGCTCCTTTTCCAAACGTTTTTGCGACCCACGGCGTTGTGAGAAGAGCCGCGACTGCAACCATAAGAGATCTATAGACTAGATAAGTAGGCCTTCCTTTCTTTAAACCAATCCGGTCTGTAACACGCCTCGACCCTTCAAGCCCGAGCGATGAGGTGGCAGCGGCGAACATAAGCCCCTGTCGATTCGCTGTTGGAAAGACTTCAACAAAGCGCTTTGAACCCGCCAAATAGGCCGTCGCAAAAAACAGCCCCATAATGGCTACATCGTTATCCAGTTTGTAAAGTGATTTTTGTGCAATTTCCATATCAAATCCTCAATAAATAGGCCAGGTCCTACCAGACCGTGACCAGACCGTTTTTAAATAAATAGTATAGAACAGCAGCGTCTTTACGCTCAAAGCTATTTAAAAAATCGGCTCCCAAAAGCTCTTCAAACTTAGCTTCTCTCTTCTCATCGGTAAAAACATTATCCCGAAACCACTGAGAGAGCTCCGAAAATGCTTTTCTGCTTTGAGAATAATTAGTTTGTTCTACAAGAAACCCTACGGGATCATACTGGGAGAAAAAACTAGCCTTTGCATTTTGAAAATTCACCGGCTTGTAGATTTTACACAGTGCACTATGTTTAGTCGCTCTTATGATAGGAAGCCCGAGATCTCTAGTAATGGAATTTGTCAAGTCCACCCCAAGATCAGCCGCATGCTTTTCATCCGTTACAGCGATACATTTTTCAATGAGAGCCTTGCGATATTTTCGCAGCTCAATTGCAATGAGTTTTTCAATTTCTGAAAGACCAAAATCGTTAACAATCTCGATTATCAACCACTCCAACTGAGTCGTCTGCTGATCGGTACATTCGCGGTGAGCATCTTCGATGCGAACCATCACTTTATCAATCAACGCCTTGAGTTCATCCCGCTTTTTAACAGTTTTATACGGATCGCTTTCGTAAGCTGTCTTTTTTGTAAGCATATAAAGTAGGATTTTGTTCAAATACCACTTTACTTCCTTTTCCCTTGAAAATCTTTTATTCCAAGCACTATATTCATTAATTCGATACGTTACAGCTCTTTGTACAGAATCACTAACGGTAGCCTCGCCATCCAAAGTAAATAGACTCTTGTATAGCGCCTGATCTTCACCTACTCCTTCGCAAATCACATTGTCATCCCCAACGGTGTCGAGAATTTTGTCTGGATTAAATGCGTTTACACCATCACTTATTCGCCATTCAGAGCGTGGAACAGCTTCTAGGATGCGGATATCACTTTCGAGCTTGTCAAGATTAACATCTTTGCCAGGCATTGATCTGAGATAGCGCGTACAATGAGCTCCAACAATGACACCTGTTGTGACGCGTGCAAACTTCGTTACATCTTGCGATAGGATTTTAGCTTCTCTTCCAAACGTCTTTGCAACCCAAGGCGTCGTAATAAGAGCAGTGGCTGCGACAACAAGGGACTTAACAAGGGGCTTATAGACTAAAGTTTTTTTCTTCTTTAAACCAATGTGATTTGTCAGTTGCTGCGAGATTCCGAGCCCGAGCGATGAGGTGGCAGCGGCGAACATAAGCCCCTGTCGATTCGCTGTTGGAAAGACTTCAACAAAGCGCTTTGACCCAGCAAAATAGGCCGTTGCGAAGAATAGACTCGCAATGGCTACATCATTATCTAGTTTATAAAATATTTTTTGTACATTTTGCATTCTATTCTCCACAAATTTGAGAAGAGGATGCCACGTGAAACAATAAATATGAAGAGGAATCTTTCACACCTATCTAATAGAAAATCAATTATTTAAAAATGTCCTTGAGGGCTTGCTTAGAAACGTCTCGTCCGATGGTTGCGATGGATTCGGTCAAAGGGATCTCTTTGGGACACACTTGAACGCAGTTCTGGGCGTTCCCACACTCGCTGATTCCTCCTTTTTCCATGAGGGTATGGAGGCGGGTCGCCTTCTCCATTTCCCCCGTGGGATTGAGATTGAAGAGGCGGACCTGGGAAACGGGAGCGGGTCCCACAAATTTTGAGTTTTGGTTGACCTGAGGGCAGGCTTCTGAGCAACATCCACAGGTCATGCATGTTGAAAGAGTATACATGATCTCTTGGGTTTCCTGGTCGATCTTAGGACCAAACCCCTTAGTGAAGGAGCCATCTGCAGAAATCCACCCCTTGGCTTTCTTGAGATTTTCAAACATTTGGGAACGATTGACAACTAAGTCACGGACAAGGGGAAACTTTGAAAACGGTGCAAGGGTAATGGTGCTGCTCCCTGTTTTCTTTAAGATGGGTTCAATAATGGCTGTGCAGGCTTGACGGGGACGCCCATTGATAAGCATTGAACATGAGCCGCATACTTCCTCTAGACATCCCTGTTCCCACGCAACGGGGGTAACTTTTTCCCCATTGATATTGATCGGATTTTTCTGGATTTCCATAAGCGCGGAAATCACATTGATATAAGGCTTGAGCTCAAGTTCGAATACGTCCCAATATTGGTTTCCACTCTCTCCACGATAGATTTTTAGGGTAAAGGTCTTTGCCACAACTGCTCCTATAGGGGTAATTCTATATTGGGTGGGATATTCTCCAACTTGGGTTTTATCCGTTTTGCCTTTGAATAATCTCTTTGTATCGGTTGGAGGTAGGGGGTGTCAATGGGCTTGTATGAAATTTCTGGTTCATCGCTTCCAGCATCGTAGGTTGCTATAGTTGTTTTCAGCCAATTTTCATCATCGCGCTCTGGAAATTCTGGCTTGAAGTGAGATCCACGAAATTCATCACGCAAAAGGGCTCCTTTGGTGATGATCAACGCAAGCTCCAACATCGACTGGAACTGATTTGCAAAGGTATAGGTTTGGTTAAGGCTTCTTCCTTTGTCATCAAGGGAGATATGTTTGTAACGCTCGCGAATTTTTTTGATGTTTTCTAGGGTCTCTTTGAGGTTTTTGTTGTTCCGCTTTACAGTGACATGTTGGACCATCATTTTAGCGAGTTCTTCATGGAGCTTGTGAACATTCTCGTCTCCGCTTCGCGCCATTAACTCTTGTTTAAAGGTCTCTTCTTTTTCTAAAGCTTCTTCGAACAGAACCTCATCTACATCTTGATATCCTCGCGTTAACGTTTCGAGGTAGCGAGGAATTTCCACGCCACAAACAAGCCCTCCAAAAATGCAAGAAAGAAGAGAATTGGCTCCCAGGCGATTTGCTCCGTGAAATTGATAGTCGGCCTCGCCAGCTACAAAACATCCGGTTAGATTACTCATCTGGCGAAACCGCTCTTTTCGATCGGGGGCATCTGCCGCAGGCCAATCAACCCATGCTCCACCCATCGAATAGTGAACAGCAGGAGCGATTCTCATGGGAACTTTGCGCGGATCTTCTCCAGTGAATTTCTGATAAATATCCAGAACCGATTCGAGTTTATGAACGGTTTTTTCTGGGAGGTGGGTGACATCAAGATAGACCTCATCTCTCCCTTGAACTCCAAGGCCTAGCTCAATCACACGAAGGAGCTCGCGTGCTGCAATATCTCGGGGCACAAGATTTCCAAAGGCTGGATAAAGCTCTTCGAGGAAGAACCAAGGCTTTCCTGTTTCGCCGCATGGAATCATCTTCCCATCGGGAGTTTCAATGGATTTTGAGGAGTCTCCATAGACCCAAACTCTTCCACCTTCACCGCGGATTGACTCAGACATCAAACGAAGTTTGTCTTCTGCAGGAATGGCAGTTGGGTGGATCTGGATAAACTCTCCGTTTGCATATTTCATTCCTTGCATGTAAAGCCGGCCATTTGCCGCCCCTGTGCAGAAAGTAGAGTTTGTCGATTTTTTAAAAATGAGGCCCGGGCCTCCCGATGCAATAATGACAGCATCGGCCTTAAAAACATCAAGCTTCAGATTGAAAAGGTCCATCATAACAATCCCCCGAGCCACCCCTTTTTCATCTTGAATCAGGCGGAGGAATTCATGATGCTCAAATTTTTCCACGTTTCCTTTTACTTCATGGCGGCGAACCTGCTCATCGAGGGCATAAAGAAGTTGCTGCCCTGTCGATGCTCCACAAAAAGCGGTACGATTGTAAAGGGTTCCTCCAAAACGTCTGAAATCGATATTTCCCTCTGTGGTTCTATTAAATGTACACCCAAAGCGATCCATCATTTGAATGATCAAAGGAGCCGATAGACACATTTCCAAAATTGGGGCCTGCTCGCACAGAAAATCTCCCCCTTTGATCGTATCGTAGGCATGAATCATCGGAGAGTCATCCTCTCCTTTAAGGTTCACGGCAGCGTTGATCCCTCCCTGTGCGCATACAGAGTGCGACCGCTTCACTTGCGTGACGGAAACGATTTTGACATGGCACCTATTTTCAGCTAGACGCATGGCTGCAGCAAGCCCTGCAAGTCCACCTCCAACAACGATCACTTCTTTTTGTTTCATATCAGTTCCTTAAATTAATGAAGTAGGTGCCCCATACAGAGGTGAGTCCCAAAAGACACAGGATAAACATGATGCCATAACACCAATTGACTGCTTGGGATTGAGAACGCATTTTCAAAACGATTCCCCAGGTAATTAAAAAGGTCCAGAGCCCGTTAAATCCGTGGTAAACAGCTGCAAGAACAAAAAGAGTATAGAGGATGCACTTGAAAGGACTTTTAAATGAGTCTCGAACAATCAAGAGCGTTGCTGTTCCAAAATCTGATGCTTCCGCAATGACTTGATTTTTATCAATGGAGCGCGATTCAAGCCCTTTTAAGTAAGCATTTTGATCTTCCAGGATTTGGTATTTGTTCATGAGCTGGGCAACATTTTCTTCGTAATGGTAGGGAGGAGCGCTTTCCTGAACATGCTCCCCTTGCTTAACGATCCCTCGCATCTGGATGTATCGGGACTCTACATGCTCTTTAAAGGCTCTAATTGCCTCTTGATTATAAAGTTTGACGCCTAGGCGATCACTCACGGTATACAGCCCTGGGTCCATACTGACCCGGACAAAATAGGCATCTTTTTTCCCCATTTCAACGGTGGCTGGATACATGTAAAAGCGCATGTACCCCACGTGGGCGATAATTCCAATCAGAAGAATCCAAGAAGTGATTCTCTGCCATGAATAGGCATGATTTCGAGAGTGTTTTTTAAGGGCAGGACGAGACCCATCGGAAGAGGTAGAATTCATTTTCGATGTGAAAAGAATGCGGATTCCCCAAACCATGTGCAATAGAATGGGTACCCCTAGAAGGACGATTTCTATTATATGGAGATAAGGAAGGTTTTTAAGAAAGTTCACTGCGCGGATAAAACCTTCGCCATTCGCACCAATCAAAAGAGCTGCTTGAGAGTTTGTGAGCAAGTGTTCCATGAGAAAAATGACAAGCCAAAGTCCAAAAAGAGAGTGAACTCTTCTCCATGCAAAAGCGCGATTCATACGAAAGGTTGCTGTTGCCATCTAATACTCCGAAATATACCTAAATAAGCTTTTTTGCCATTAAACCGATAACGTCAAATTAGAAAAAGAAAAAAAATCTATTATTGTGTACCCTTAATCCCGATGACTGATCCGATAGACAGAATTTTTAACTATTGCCACCAAAGACAGCCCCATGAATGGGAGGTTAAGTTCATCTCTGTTCTTCCCATCGTTAATAACATTTTCCTTCAGATAAAAAGTGAGCAGCTTTCAAATTTGAATCGAAAAGCTCTGCAAGATTTTGGATGGGTGTTTAAATGCGGACTGTGTGCACAAATTTTGATCTGTGGAAAACCTCTTGCAATGATCTTAGAACATCTCACCTTTAAAGATCGGGTAAGAACGCTTTTCAATACCACGCTCTACGTCATACTTTCACATGAGCATATCAAAGCCCTGACTCCAGACTAAAAAAGTTTTGGGCATTGGTTGTTGTTATTGCCGCCACTTCCTCTAGGGGGATCCCTTTGATATCTGCAATCATTTGTGCTGTTTCTGAAATGAAACTCGGCTCATTTGTTTTTCCACGCATCGACTGTGGCGCTAGGTATGGGGTATCGGTTTCTATCATCAAATGATTTAAAGGAACTTCCTTTGCCACAGCGCGGAGAAGATCGGATCTTTTAAACGTCACGATACCACTCATTGAAATCATCCACCCTTGCTCCAAAGCCTTGCTAGCTTCTTCCATTGTCCCAGTGAAACAGTGCAGAAGAACGCGCCCTTTGGGAAAGTTATTTTGAGCAATAGAGAATAAGTCTTCAAAAGCATCCCGACAGTGAATTACAACTGGCAACCGGCAAGAGGCAGCGAGTTGGAAGTACCGGGATAAAAACGTTCTTTGAAGTGCTTGAGGTGAATGTTCATAATGATAATCAAGACCTGTCTCACCAATCGCAACAAGCTTCCCCGTGCGCGCTGCTTCTTCAAATAGAGGAAAATACAATCCACCTTCTTTCTCGACATCATGAGGAGTTGTTGCGCCTACGTTGTAAATCCAACTGCATTCTTCAGCAAGTTTCAGTCCTCGTTCGAGAGAAGTTTTATCGGTGCAAATATTGATCACCGTTTTGACTTTCTTCTCCTGAGCCCGTTTCAATATTTCCTGAAGGTCAGGATATACAGGATCACAGGTAAGGTGTGCATGTGAATCAGTAAACATGTCCTCATGTATACTCTCTTTTCGATTCCTTGACAAATAGCTTTTTCTCACGTATGAATCTCACTAGTATCGTTAGGAGTATTCATGGGAACTTTTTTTCAGGCTTTTGCTGTCGCTGATTTTTTTGGAAAATTTATCTTCTTTGGGTTATTTATCCTTTCCTGTGGATCGTGGGTATTTATCCTCCAAAAGTTTTGGATGCTCAAAAATGTTCGAATCCGCGCAAAGCGGTTTAGAAAAATGGCAGAGATACACAAGGAGCAGATTCTCAACTTAAATTCCCGTTCGAAAAACCCCTTCAGTATTCTTTATAACACTTTAAAGGAACAAACTCTCATCGTCCTCGATAAAAACAATTACTTTTTTCAAGGAAGTGAAAATTATCTTTCTGGGCTCGACATTGAATTTCTAGAGTCCCATCTCCATACTGCTATTGCGAAAGAGAAGGGGAAAGTCGAAAAAAATCTATTTATTCTTTCCACTACAAAAACTCTCGCTCCCTTTTTAGGGCTTCTGGGTACAGTGTGGGGGATCCTCGTTTCTTTTGGCGAGCTGCAAGCAGGCCATTCTGTGACTTCGAATACTGTCATTTTAGGCGGACTTTCAACTGCTCTTACAACCACTGTTTTAGGGCTTCTAATCGCTATTCCAGCCCTTATTGCTCACAGTTACTTAAAAAGTCTCAGCAAGAAATTCACACTTGAAATGGTTGAGTTTAGCCACTACCTTCTTTCCACTGTAGAGCTTCAGTACCGAAAAGTTGACGTAGGCTGAAGATGAAAAGTTTCCATACTCTTTTAAATTCTAATGATGATGAAGAGGAAGATGTTAATCTTACTCCTCTCATTGATGTGGTATTTGTTGTTCTTATCATGTTTATCTTGGTCGCTCCCTTAGTTGAGATTGATCGGATTCATCTAGCCACTGCAGGAGGAGAGAAGAAAGCAGATATGACTTCCTTACAGGAAAATACAGCAATAAAAATTCACGTATATAATGACAATTCTATTTGGTTAAATGGAGTTTCAGTGACGGTTGACGAGCTCAGCGATCAACTCCAAGAAATGCATCCTTCTCTGCAAAGAACCTCTCCCCAAATTTTTCATGACCGAAAGGCTTTTTTTGGAACCTATCAATCGGTAAAAAATGCTGTAGAAGGTGCAGGATTTGATTCCGTCGACGTGATTTTAGAACCAGGATAGTTTCATGAGACGAAAAACCATCATTCTTATCTCATGCGTCGTCTTTGTTCACCTATTCTTTTTCTTGTTTGATTTTAAAGAAAAGCACTCTCCCCCTCCTCCAAAAAAATCAATCGTTGTAAATACTTATGTTCCCCCTCCTACAAAAGCTACGCCTGCTGTTTCAGAACCCCGCACACAACAAACAACGAACGTCGCGCCAAAGAAATCAACACCCTCAAAGAAAAATGAGATTTTAAAAGACCTAAAAGAGACCCTTTCAAGGATTGAAGCACAGGCTCCACCGGAAACATCTCTTTCCCTTCCGAAGCAAATTCAATCTCTGCAGATTGATCATGCTGACAAGAAAGAAGAAACCGATTATTTTATCTCTCTTGCCC
The window above is part of the Candidatus Neptunochlamydia sp. REUL1 genome. Proteins encoded here:
- a CDS encoding TatD family hydrolase, with the protein product MFTDSHAHLTCDPVYPDLQEILKRAQEKKVKTVINICTDKTSLERGLKLAEECSWIYNVGATTPHDVEKEGGLYFPLFEEAARTGKLVAIGETGLDYHYEHSPQALQRTFLSRYFQLAASCRLPVVIHCRDAFEDLFSIAQNNFPKGRVLLHCFTGTMEEASKALEQGWMISMSGIVTFKRSDLLRAVAKEVPLNHLMIETDTPYLAPQSMRGKTNEPSFISETAQMIADIKGIPLEEVAAITTTNAQNFFSLESGL
- a CDS encoding MotA/TolQ/ExbB proton channel family protein, whose translation is MGTFFQAFAVADFFGKFIFFGLFILSCGSWVFILQKFWMLKNVRIRAKRFRKMAEIHKEQILNLNSRSKNPFSILYNTLKEQTLIVLDKNNYFFQGSENYLSGLDIEFLESHLHTAIAKEKGKVEKNLFILSTTKTLAPFLGLLGTVWGILVSFGELQAGHSVTSNTVILGGLSTALTTTVLGLLIAIPALIAHSYLKSLSKKFTLEMVEFSHYLLSTVELQYRKVDVG
- the sdhA gene encoding succinate dehydrogenase flavoprotein subunit — translated: MKQKEVIVVGGGLAGLAAAMRLAENRCHVKIVSVTQVKRSHSVCAQGGINAAVNLKGEDDSPMIHAYDTIKGGDFLCEQAPILEMCLSAPLIIQMMDRFGCTFNRTTEGNIDFRRFGGTLYNRTAFCGASTGQQLLYALDEQVRRHEVKGNVEKFEHHEFLRLIQDEKGVARGIVMMDLFNLKLDVFKADAVIIASGGPGLIFKKSTNSTFCTGAANGRLYMQGMKYANGEFIQIHPTAIPAEDKLRLMSESIRGEGGRVWVYGDSSKSIETPDGKMIPCGETGKPWFFLEELYPAFGNLVPRDIAARELLRVIELGLGVQGRDEVYLDVTHLPEKTVHKLESVLDIYQKFTGEDPRKVPMRIAPAVHYSMGGAWVDWPAADAPDRKERFRQMSNLTGCFVAGEADYQFHGANRLGANSLLSCIFGGLVCGVEIPRYLETLTRGYQDVDEVLFEEALEKEETFKQELMARSGDENVHKLHEELAKMMVQHVTVKRNNKNLKETLENIKKIRERYKHISLDDKGRSLNQTYTFANQFQSMLELALIITKGALLRDEFRGSHFKPEFPERDDENWLKTTIATYDAGSDEPEISYKPIDTPYLQPIQRDYSKAKRIKPKLENIPPNIELPL
- a CDS encoding ExbD/TolR family protein, which gives rise to MKSFHTLLNSNDDEEEDVNLTPLIDVVFVVLIMFILVAPLVEIDRIHLATAGGEKKADMTSLQENTAIKIHVYNDNSIWLNGVSVTVDELSDQLQEMHPSLQRTSPQIFHDRKAFFGTYQSVKNAVEGAGFDSVDVILEPG
- the sdhB gene encoding succinate dehydrogenase iron-sulfur subunit yields the protein MAKTFTLKIYRGESGNQYWDVFELELKPYINVISALMEIQKNPININGEKVTPVAWEQGCLEEVCGSCSMLINGRPRQACTAIIEPILKKTGSSTITLAPFSKFPLVRDLVVNRSQMFENLKKAKGWISADGSFTKGFGPKIDQETQEIMYTLSTCMTCGCCSEACPQVNQNSKFVGPAPVSQVRLFNLNPTGEMEKATRLHTLMEKGGISECGNAQNCVQVCPKEIPLTESIATIGRDVSKQALKDIFK
- a CDS encoding succinate dehydrogenase, translated to MATATFRMNRAFAWRRVHSLFGLWLVIFLMEHLLTNSQAALLIGANGEGFIRAVNFLKNLPYLHIIEIVLLGVPILLHMVWGIRILFTSKMNSTSSDGSRPALKKHSRNHAYSWQRITSWILLIGIIAHVGYMRFYMYPATVEMGKKDAYFVRVSMDPGLYTVSDRLGVKLYNQEAIRAFKEHVESRYIQMRGIVKQGEHVQESAPPYHYEENVAQLMNKYQILEDQNAYLKGLESRSIDKNQVIAEASDFGTATLLIVRDSFKSPFKCILYTLFVLAAVYHGFNGLWTFLITWGIVLKMRSQSQAVNWCYGIMFILCLLGLTSVWGTYFINLRN